TCTCATGATTATCTGAATAGACTTCAGTAATATCATCGTAATACCTTGCCCCAAACCCCGTCATTTGGGTTGCCCCGCACGTACCCGCAATCAGACACAATAATATAAAATTATATTTCATCTCAGTCTTCCACTACCAGGATCTTGTCGCTGCTATCATTAATAGCCATACGTCCTTGCAGGTTTAAAATAATACAACCATCAGATGCCTGTGTTGGGTGCGCTCCGCTGTTACCATGTATCATAAAACCATCACGCCCGCACATCTGGTTTTCAATATAAGGTGTAAGCCGCATTGTATATGCTCTTGTCCGTGGATGATTGAATGCGGGGCCTATAGTGTAAGTGCCTCTCGGCAATGGTCCCCTGTTACTGATACATTCGTTTGCAGAATCATTCCAGTATTCCGGCCTGCCTGAGTACTCAGCATCGAATTGATAAGTACCGTCCAGGTAGAGCTTATGCACGCTGACTTTATATACCCAGGGCATTATGCGGCCTCCTTGCTGTTCCATTAATCTGAATAAAGAATATTTCCATCGAGGTAGTGCCACGTAATCTTTTCGTAGGCTAAGTAGAACGCTTCAAGGTGGTTGAGTTTCTCGTAACGTGAACCCTTTATATCCATCATAAGGGGTTCAACTTCGTTTACCCTTACGTTCTCCATTGTCACCCTAAAGTACTCTTCTTCTTGCCCATTGTGATTGATTCGATAGAACTTTAAGACAGCTTCTTTGAACTTCCTGCCCGATGATACGCCCTGATACAGATAAGGTGATGAGCTATCCAGCTCTTTAATTAAGAAATAATCACCATGCAGACGTTTACTGACAACCTTACCTGTACGATCATCTACAGGTAGCTCTACTGTGTGCATAAATTCCTGGATTTCTATAGCGCCTTCGCGACCTTTTACATCCACGGAACCCTTAACAAGACTGCCACTGTCATCCTTTAGCCATAAATAAACCGGAGTTGCCATCTTTTTTCCTTGTCAAAATCAATCCATAAAGAAAGAGTTAACTGTTTGCAGCACCACAGCTTGAAAAAAATAATTTCCATGAATTCTGCAAACTATCTAAGTTCGAGTTTATGCTCAACTTTTTCATTATCCATTTCCATTGTGTAACCTCTCTTGTTTTTTTGTGTATGTATGCTTCACAACATGGTTAATTACATGTTTGATAGATAGCATATAATTCGCCAGGTGATATCTATTTATATTCACAAAAAAAATGAGTCATCATAAATTTATAAGATGCTTCAGTGCCATTTAAAAAAGCTTCCAATAATGCCCTCACACCACCAGGCGTCAAACGCATTAATCTTCAATCCAGCGCCCCGCCTTTGCTGAGGCAATCAACATTTGCACCGTCAGCGGCGAAGGTTGATGTTTATCGCTTTTTAAATAACCCGGAAGAATCGCATTAGGCAGAAAAAATATCCCTTCTTGCGGAAAATATTTACGGAAGTCAAAAGAGGAATAATTCACATTGAACACGGTAAAGTATTCCTCGAAGAAGGCTTGCGCATCCTCTGGCAGGACGCAATATTGACCGGTGCTTAACGAATCTTCATCCGCCATATCCCAGAAATGCTTTTTTATTAACGCCCGAACGCCGTCTTCTGTACTCATCATAAATAGTCCGATGGATGACAATCTCATTATCCCTGCAATCATGACATAAGTATAACCCACCACTTCTGGCGACCCATAAGCACGCCCCACCAAATCAGCCCTGCACCGATTGCTATCCGCTTCATTTTTTTATACATAATTAGCCTTGCCCGGCCGGGAATGGCGCAGGAAGATAGCGCCCTGACGGTAACAAAATCAACGGGGCGCAGCGCCCTGACATGTGGAGAAGGTATGTTGAAAACCAGAATGATCGTAGCGGGAGTGCTGTTGATGTCGGTGGCCTCTGCATTCGCCGCGGATGTCGTAAAACCCAAATCCATCGATAGCTATGAAGTGAAAGAGTTTCACTCCGATTCCAAAAAATACACCATCGGCGACATCGTGCCAGACCTCTACCGCACCGAGCAGTACAACATCAAACAGTGGCAGATCCGTAACCTGCCTGCCCCGGAAGCGGGCACGCACTGGACTTACATGGGCGGCTACTACGTGCTTATCACCGATGCCGATGGCAAAGTCGTGCGCGCCATGAACGGCGACATTTTCTACCACCGTTAATTCTTCTGCGCCTGAAACGCCGCCCGGCGATCAGGCGCGTCTTTCCTGTCGTTATCTCAAAACGCTTTTTTGCTCACACCCCTTAATACGCGTAGTGGTGCAAAAAGGCACCGCCCGCTACACTCGCCATACCCATCAACCTGATGAATATAAAAGGAGGACTCTTATGCTGTGCTGTGAATTGTTTGACTATTCACATCATTTTGGCGATCGCCAGAGCTCAGGCATTACCGGTATCGTGCTGCGATAACTGGCCCCTGAGCGAAGATCCCATCACATAACCCTTCTCCAGGGCTTACCAGATTATCGTCAGCGATGTTTGACGAGGCATAGCTATGCCTGAAAATTCTGAGTAAGCGATGAGCACATTACTGACGGCGCACTCTCTGCGCATTGATTCCCCGTTTGGCCCGGTGCTGAACGCCCTTTCCTTTACCCTGAAAAAAGGCGACCGCATTGGCCTCATCGGTCATAACGGCTGCGGCAAAAGCACGCTTCTGAAAGCGCTGGACGGCACGCTTGCGCCTGCCGAAGGCGTTGTGACGCGCGCGGCGCGCTGTCTGCTGGCGCGCGTGGAGCAGCATCTGCCGGACGAACTGCATCAGCAGACGCTACTGGAAGCGCTGCTGGCCCGGCTGCCTGAGGCCGAGCGTGAAAGCAGCGTCTGGCGGGCGCAGGCGTTGCTGGCGAATATGGGCTTTGCCGAGGCGGCCTGGTCGCTCACGGCCGGCTCGCTCAGCGGCGGCCAGCACACCCGCCTGCTGCTGGCGCGGGCGTTGATCGTCTCGCCCGATCTGTTGTTGCTTGATGAGCCAGGCAACCATCTCGATCTTCCCACCCTACTGTGGCTGGAGCGGTTTCTGGCCCGCTGGAACGGCAGCTTTATTCTGGTCTCCCACGACAGCGCGCTGCTGGACAGCGTAACCAACCGTACCTGGATCCTGCGCGACGGTCAGCTTCAGTCGTTCGATCTCCCCTGTACGCAGGCGCGCGCGGCGCTGGCGGCGCGTGATGAGAGCGATGCCCTGCGCCATAAAGCGGAGCAAAAAGAGATAGATCGCGTGACGGCGAGCGCGAAACGGCTCGCGACGTGGGGACAGGTCTATGACAACGAAGATCTCGCGCGCAAAGCCAAACAGATGGAAAAACAGGTGGCGCGGCTTAAAGAGGAGCAAACCGAACTGGCGCAGGGCAGCCGCTGGCGGCTGACGCTCTCCGGCGACGCGCTGGCGGCGGATCGCCTGCTTGAGCTGGAGAACCTGGCCGTCAGCGCGGCGCCTGATGCGCCGACGCTGTTTACTCTGCCCCTGGCGCGGCTCAAAAGCGGGGATCGCGTGGCGCTGCTCGGCCACAACGGCTGCGGCAAATCGTCGCTGCTGCGCCTGCTGTGGCGGCAGTGGCAGGCGGCGGAAACGGTTCCCGGCGTCACCTTTCATCCGCGCGTGTCGCTCGGGTATTA
This DNA window, taken from Cronobacter universalis NCTC 9529, encodes the following:
- a CDS encoding tlde1 domain-containing protein — encoded protein: MPWVYKVSVHKLYLDGTYQFDAEYSGRPEYWNDSANECISNRGPLPRGTYTIGPAFNHPRTRAYTMRLTPYIENQMCGRDGFMIHGNSGAHPTQASDGCIILNLQGRMAINDSSDKILVVED
- a CDS encoding Hcp family type VI secretion system effector, yielding MATPVYLWLKDDSGSLVKGSVDVKGREGAIEIQEFMHTVELPVDDRTGKVVSKRLHGDYFLIKELDSSSPYLYQGVSSGRKFKEAVLKFYRINHNGQEEEYFRVTMENVRVNEVEPLMMDIKGSRYEKLNHLEAFYLAYEKITWHYLDGNILYSD
- a CDS encoding DUF1493 family protein, with the protein product MMSTEDGVRALIKKHFWDMADEDSLSTGQYCVLPEDAQAFFEEYFTVFNVNYSSFDFRKYFPQEGIFFLPNAILPGYLKSDKHQPSPLTVQMLIASAKAGRWIED
- a CDS encoding RcnB family protein codes for the protein MLKTRMIVAGVLLMSVASAFAADVVKPKSIDSYEVKEFHSDSKKYTIGDIVPDLYRTEQYNIKQWQIRNLPAPEAGTHWTYMGGYYVLITDADGKVVRAMNGDIFYHR
- a CDS encoding ABC-F family ATP-binding cassette domain-containing protein; the protein is MSTLLTAHSLRIDSPFGPVLNALSFTLKKGDRIGLIGHNGCGKSTLLKALDGTLAPAEGVVTRAARCLLARVEQHLPDELHQQTLLEALLARLPEAERESSVWRAQALLANMGFAEAAWSLTAGSLSGGQHTRLLLARALIVSPDLLLLDEPGNHLDLPTLLWLERFLARWNGSFILVSHDSALLDSVTNRTWILRDGQLQSFDLPCTQARAALAARDESDALRHKAEQKEIDRVTASAKRLATWGQVYDNEDLARKAKQMEKQVARLKEEQTELAQGSRWRLTLSGDALAADRLLELENLAVSAAPDAPTLFTLPLARLKSGDRVALLGHNGCGKSSLLRLLWRQWQAAETVPGVTFHPRVSLGYYDQSLHQLPDNATLLEALEPFAPELQQRKLALISAGFPWARHGQRVDTLSGGERSRLLFVGLSLARYSLLMLDEPTNHLDMEGKEALAQTLQTFECGLLLVTHDRTLMEASCNRFWLVEDGGLSEWHNMDALMTRLRAAPMQEAMDVADAVTGPSETNSDAHLLERLIELEARLNADLERKPRHQKPALQAEWRKEIAHLSAALGLE